In Embleya scabrispora, the DNA window CTGCACACGGACGGGCACGACGTCACCGTCTACGAACGGGCGTCGGCACTGCGCACCTCCGGCTCGGCGCTCACCCTCTGGAGCAACGGCACCGGCATCCTCGCCGACCTCGGCGTCCCCACCGAAGGCCTCGGCGCACCCATCGATCTGCTCGAACAACGCGACTACGACGGACGCGTCCTGATGCGGATCGACGTCTCACTCGCCGCCATCCGCTATGGCCACCCCCACCTCGCCACACCCCGCCGCGACCTGATCCGCCGCCTGGCCGAAGCCCTGCCCACGCACCGAGTCGACACAGAGGTCAACACCGACTCCGAGACCAAAGGGGCGAACGAGAACGCGGCCACCACCACGATCGCCTTCGACAAGCCCTGCACCGCGATCGCCCAATCCCCCGACCACGCCCGGGCGACCTTCGCCGACGGCAGCACCGACGCCGCCGACCTGATCATCGGCGCCGACGGCGCCCGCTCGGTCGTCCGCCGGCACGTATGGGGCTCCGACCCCACCACCCCGACCGGCTGGGTCACCTGGCAGGGGCTGACCCCGATCGACATCGACGTGGTCCACGAGCGCCGCGGCCTGATGATCGTCGGCCCCGAGGGCATGTGCGGCCTGATGCCCGCCGGCAACGGCCTGCTCCAGTGGTGGTTCGACGTCCGCCGCGACCCGGCCGAACCACCACCGGCCTCGCCGATCGCCGCACTGCGCAAGCGTTTCGGGCACTGGGCCGCGCCGGTCCCCCACGTGCTGGCGACGGTCACCGACGCGGACGTCGAGTACTTCGCCCACCACCGCCACAAGGTCCCACGCACCTGGAGCCTCGGCCGGACCACCCTCCTCGGCGACGCGGCGCACACGATGCCGCCGACCGTCGCCCAGGGCGGCAACCAGGCCCTGGAGGACGCCTGGGCCCTGGCCCGCGCCCTGCGCCGCACTGCCGACATCCCCGAGGCGCTTGCCGACTACCGGAGTTCGCGCGCCCGCCGCGCTTCCCTGACCGCCCGCCGCGCCGGCTCGGAGACAACAAACAAATACCTGCCGACCCTCTCCCGCCTGACCCCCGACGCCCTGATCAGCCGCTACCACACCCGCTGGCTCCGGCAGATCAGCACCTACCTGTCGGACGGCCCGGCCCCGATCAACACCGTCCCCACATCCGCATAGCGCACCCACGACGCCACGACAACGAACACCCCACCCGCTACCCCGCGTCCACCACCACGAACCGAAAGCCCAACGCCTCCAGAAAAGCCCGCAGGAGGTCGTCCGGCGTCCCCTCCGCGCGCAGCGTGGTGTCCAACGCCGCCTCATCGGGCGTGAGTCCGGCCTCGCGCGCCCAGCCCAAGGCGCGCGGCAGCACCCGCTCCGGCGGCGGCCCGAGTTCCGGATCCAACGCGTACGACCTGGCCGCGCGCGGCGCGAGCGCGCAATGCCATACGTCGCCCCCACCCGGACTCTGCGCGTCGATCATCGCGAAGTGGCCGGACACCACGTCGGCTGTCAACACCGGCGCGTCCGTGTCCGCCATCAACGTCGGCCCCGGATCCAACCCCGACGACAGCAGCAGAACCTGCCAGTCGCCGTCGCGAGCCGACCACCGCGGTTCACCGCCGGCCTGCTGGACGGCCGGCAATTCCAACAGGGGCCACGCCGACCGGGCGACGACATATACACCGAAGTTACCCATCACCCCCAGCATAGGACGCACCGACGACCCATCGCCGCGATTCGCCCCGAGCGGCCGGTTGCCCGCGGCCCATCAAGCCTGTTCCCCCGCCGATCCCACGTGAGAACGTGGCCCAATGGACATTGCCACGCATCTCGACATGCTGCGCGCCGACGGCGAGTCGCTCGCCCGTGCGGCCGAACGGGCAGGGTTGGACGCAGAGGTGCCGTCCTGCCCCGACTGGCGGGTACACGATCTCCTCGAACACCTGGGCGGCGTGCACCGATGGGCCGCGTACATCGTGGGATCCGGCAGCGTCGAACGGCCGAGCCGGGAGGACACCGCGGACCTGTTCCGCGCCCCCACCGACCGGGACCTCTTCGAGTGGTACCGAAGCACCCACGCCGATCTGCTGGAGACGCTCGGTACGGCGGCCCCCGACGCCCCGGGGTGGACCTTCTTCGAGGCACCGTCCACGGTCGCCTTCTGGGCGCGACGCCAGGCGCACGAGACGGCCGTTCATCGCGTCGACGCGGAACTCGCGGCCGGTCTGCCCTCCGCCGTGCCCACGGATTTCGCCGCCGACGGAATCGACGAACTGCTGTGCGGATTCCTCGCCCACGCCCGGAACAAAGGTGCCGCCGACCCGCCGCTGAGCATCGCGGTCACTCCGGACGACGCCTCGGCCGCCTGGACCATGCGGATCGGCACCGCCGATCGACGCGTCGTACGCGCCGCCGAACCCGCCGACCTCACGGTGTCCGGTCCGGCCGAAAGGCTGTACCTGCTGCTGTGGAACCGGGCCGACACCACCGGCTGCCGCCTCGACGGCGACCTCGAAGTCCTTTCCCACTGGCGTGAGTCGACCAAGATCTGAGCCTGACACCGGCTCGGCGGGGGCGGTGCATGGCCGTCGGCACGCAGTCGGAGAACGTCGGATCGAGTCCGATCGAGAGGGTGGGCCTCCGCGGGGCTAGCCTGCCCGCGGAGGCCCGCTGTGCCGCCCTATCGGGCACGCCGGCACGTTTAAGGACCGGGGTCGTCTTGAAAGTCGTCGCGTTCTACCTTTGAACTACCAGGCCACGAGCGGCCCGGGCTGGAGTCGAACCAGCAACCGACGACTGGAGCCCCGTCCGGTCGATCCGGCGATGGGCGGCGATGCTGAGTCTGGAGCAAGAGTCTGAGATTGATCGCGGGCTGCCTCTGCCGACTTGGGCCACCCCGGCTCGTGGTGCCGGGGGAAGGATTCGAACCTCCACCGTTACCCGCGTTCGTCACGACAAGCTTCAGTTTCAGCTTGCGCTCCTCGCGCACCCCCGACCCTCCGGTCGGGGGATTCTCGAAGCCTACTCGCCCTGGCCGTTGCCGAGCAGGTAGGCGAAGACCGCGTCGCCGATCCGACGGTCCGTCACTTCCGCGCCGTTGGCTTCCTCGCGGGCGAACTTGACCGCCCGCTGCAGCTTTTCGACCCGCTCGACGAGTTCGTTCACGCGCCGGGCGGGGAGCGCGCCCGAGAACTTGACGGTGGTCCAGTAGCCGGCGGCGATGTCCTCGAAGTACATCTCGACCTGGGCCGGGTGGTGTTCGGTCGCCTCGGCCTTGACGTGGTTGCGCGGGACCTTCTTGGTCCGCACGGTACGCACCGGCTCGGTGCGCCAGGAGTCCGTGGAGGGGTCGAGCGTCCACGTCTCGGCGGCGTCCAGGATCGGCAGCTTGCGCACGAAGGTGTGCACGT includes these proteins:
- a CDS encoding FAD-dependent oxidoreductase, which codes for MRILVIGAGIGGLAAARALHTDGHDVTVYERASALRTSGSALTLWSNGTGILADLGVPTEGLGAPIDLLEQRDYDGRVLMRIDVSLAAIRYGHPHLATPRRDLIRRLAEALPTHRVDTEVNTDSETKGANENAATTTIAFDKPCTAIAQSPDHARATFADGSTDAADLIIGADGARSVVRRHVWGSDPTTPTGWVTWQGLTPIDIDVVHERRGLMIVGPEGMCGLMPAGNGLLQWWFDVRRDPAEPPPASPIAALRKRFGHWAAPVPHVLATVTDADVEYFAHHRHKVPRTWSLGRTTLLGDAAHTMPPTVAQGGNQALEDAWALARALRRTADIPEALADYRSSRARRASLTARRAGSETTNKYLPTLSRLTPDALISRYHTRWLRQISTYLSDGPAPINTVPTSA
- a CDS encoding maleylpyruvate isomerase family mycothiol-dependent enzyme, with the translated sequence MDIATHLDMLRADGESLARAAERAGLDAEVPSCPDWRVHDLLEHLGGVHRWAAYIVGSGSVERPSREDTADLFRAPTDRDLFEWYRSTHADLLETLGTAAPDAPGWTFFEAPSTVAFWARRQAHETAVHRVDAELAAGLPSAVPTDFAADGIDELLCGFLAHARNKGAADPPLSIAVTPDDASAAWTMRIGTADRRVVRAAEPADLTVSGPAERLYLLLWNRADTTGCRLDGDLEVLSHWRESTKI